GGTGGCGGTTCGTCCTGCCTTCGGTAGCTGGCTGACCTATGGCATGGGTACGGTCAATCAGAACCTGCCTGGCTACGTGGTCATGTGCCCACACGGCTATCCGACCAAGCAAACCCAGAACTGGCAGTCGGCCTTTCTGCCGGGTGTCTATCAGGGGACCTACGTCGATACGCGTTACACTGAAGTCGAAAAGCTGATCGAAAACGTCAAGAACTCGCATCTGCCGCTCGACCAGCAGCGCGAACAGGTCGACCTGCTGCAGAAGATGAACTCGATGCATCGTCAGCAGCGAGGTTTCGACCCGGCCCTCGATGCCCGCGTGCAATCGTTCGAGCTGGCCTATCGTATGCAGATGGAAGCGACCGACGCGTTCGACGTGACCAAGGAACCGAAGAACGTCCTGGAAGCGTACGGCGATGGCATCCAGGCCCGCCAGATCCTGATCGCTCGTCGCCTGGTCGAACGGGGCGTCCGCTTTGTCCAGGTCTTCCACGATCAAGGGCAGCCATGGGACAGCCACGACGACCTCGAGAAGTCTCACCGCCGCCTGGCAGGTCAGTGCGACAAGGCGATCGGGGCACTGATTGCCGACCTCAAGCGACTTGGCCTGTTCGAGGAAACGTTGATCCTGTGGGGTGGCGAGTTCGGTCGTACGCCGACCGTCGAACTGCCGAAGCCAGGCTCGAACGCCGGCAAGATCAACGGCCGCGACCACAATCACTACGGCTTCACCTGCTGGCTGGCAGGGGGCGGTATCAAGGGTGGCCAGGTCTATGGATCGACCGACGAAACCGGCTTCAAAGCAGCCGAGAACCCAGTCCATGTCCACGACCTGCACGCGACCATGCTGCACGCGTTGGGCTTCGATCACAAGAAGCTGACGTACCGCTATGCTGGCCGCGACTATCGTTTGACCGACGTTCATGGCAACGTCGTCCACGAGCTGTTGGCTTAATCGCGAATCGGCTTTCCGGCACTGCCATGCTCTTGAAAGGCAGTGCCGAGCCAACCGGTCGCGAACCGATTGCCGTGCGGCGTGTCTTGTCGGGGATTGTCACTTTCCCGGTTCTTACCAAGGCCCCTAAGTCATGGCACGATGCGAACTCTGCGGCGCCGAGGCGTTCAACGACCATCATCTAATCCCGCGGCATTGCCATCGCAAGTCGTGGTTTAAAAGCCGTTTCAGCAAAACGCAGATGCAGCAGACGATCGATGTCTGCGCGATGTGCCACCAGATGATCCATCACCTGATTCCGGACGAGAAAGAATTGGGTCGCCAGTACAACACCATCGAGACGTTGTCGGCTCATCCAGAGATGGAGAACTATCTTACCTGGAAGCGGAAGCGAGTCCGCTGTTAGAGGCTGCGATTTGCAGCGAGTGTTTCTTTCTCGAAGCAACCACCAAGGACGCAGAGGGCACTAAGGGGGAGACAGCCGTGTGGCTGGCGAGGATCAAACCGATCTGCCTGATCCATCGCTCGACACAAGACCGCCGGATACGCTCTGCGTTCTGGGAGACTGTTCCGGGAAAAAGGGTTCCACACCGCGCCCGCCTAAGCGGCAGCTAACAGGGCGACGGGCTACGGTGTAGAGTCCTTTTCTGCTTCCTTCAAATTCGGGGCTTCCACGTCGGGAAACATCTCGGCCAGTAGTTCGGCCAGCTTCTCGCCGCGGGCTTCGGTATCCAAGACAATGCCATTGCGATCGACCAGGATCATCTGTGGGATCGCGTTGATGCCGTAGTAGACGGCGTTCTCGTCTCGGAAACCTTTGTAGTCGTCTCCTTCGGCGTTGCAGACGACAATCCAAGGGATCTCGCGCTGCGACACGAAAGTTTCGACGATCGATTTCGTATCATCCAGGCTGATGCCGACCACCTCGAACCCGTGCGGGTGATAGGCGGCGTACAGCTTCTTCAGGTTCGGGAACTCGCCGATGCATGGGCCACACCAGGTCGCCCAGAAGTCGACCAGGACCACTTTGCCTTTCAGCGAGGCGAAGTCGAGGTCTTGGCCATCCAGCCTCTTGCCCACCACGCGGATCGGATTGCCGACCAGGTTGATGCGACGCGAGAAGCCTTTCAGCTCTTCGGCGATGGCCTGGGCCTTTTCGTCGGACGATTCGGCGAAGTGCGAAGCGAGGCCATCGGCAATCTTGGAGGCGACCGCGTTGTCGGACACCATGCTCAAGTTCTTGGCCAGCGTCGTTGCCAGTCGCGTCGACAAAGGTCCGACCGGCATCGCTTCGATCTCTTGCTGCTTCTGCTGCATCAATTCGGTACGGGCTTCGGCGTCCAGCGAGCGAGCCAGCAGCAGTTCCAAAGTCAGTTGACCATCGATTGCTTCGGTCTTTACGGCCAGGTCTTCGTGTTGAGCGTATTTCTGCAGGTCTTCCTTCAGCAGGTCGACGCTGTCCTCCTCGCCCAGGTTGGCGAGCGTCAGGCGAAGCGAGAACCGCATCCAGACCATCTTCTTTTTCAGCTCGGCATCGGAAGGCATCTCCCAGACGACATCCATCATCTGGATACCCTTGAGCAGACGCTCGTTGACCGGCAGCGGATTGGATTGATCTCGCATGAAAGCGTCGGTCTGCTTCCAGCCTTCTTCGGCGTTGGCTGGGGCAAACGTGGTTTCCGCGGGCTGGGTCGCCGGGTCGGTAGCTTTCGCGTCGTCAGCATTCGCCGGAGCAAGCGCCGCGAGGGAAAGAACCAATGCGACCGAAACCTTCCACCAATCTTTCATCCACCTCTCCTCAGTTCCTAGCACTGTGTGATGGTTCCCCAATGAGTGGAAATCCATGCCTGCGGTTCTATTCTAGACCACGAAAAAAGGCTGCCTATTTTCATATGCAGCCATCGTGGTTATTAAATTGTTGCACGCCGGGTGGTTGTGCCGGTCCCTGATTGCCACGACCAAACGTCGGCATCGGAAGCACTTAAGGTGTTTCGTCGGCGGGCTTTTCGGCAGGTACTTCCACGTCAGGAAAGACCTCTTTCAGCAGCTTCGTCAGCCGCCGCCCGCGAGCAGAAAGCGCAATCGCCTTGCCATCTTTCCCCAGCAGAAACATCGCAGGAATGCCGCGCACACCGTAGCGCATCGCGTTGGGATTGAACCAGCCAGGCGTTCCTTCGGGCGGGGCATCCCAGACGAAGGTCCATGGCAACTCGCGTTCTTTCAGGAACTGCGTGACCGGCTCTTGGGTGTCGTCGAGACTGATGCTGACGATCTCGAGCCCGTGCGGATGATAGATCTCGTACAGACGTTTCAACTCGGGGAACTCGCGGATGCAAGGACCACACCAGGTCGCCCAGAAGTCGATCAGCACGATCTTGCCTTGCAGGTCTTGGGCGACATCGAGTGGGGTGCCATCGAGCCGCGTCGCTTTGATTTCGATCGGTGTGTCGACCAAGGCCAGTTGATTAGCCATCCCTGCTAGAAACTGCGAGTAGGTCGCCAGCGGTTTCGTTTGGATGCCGGCAAAGTGCTGGGCGATCTTCGAGGCCAGCTTGCCGGCAACGACCGGGCCATGCACACCATGCACGCTATCGATCAGCAGGAACGCAAGGTCGCCGGTGGCGGTCGACGGAGGGTTCTCGAGGACGCAGGCCTCTGCCTGATCGAAGTAGAGTTGCTTCTCGCGATTGGGCAGCGTGATGATCTCTTGCAGTTGATATTCCAGTAGTGAGCAACGGGCGGCGATCGCGACTTGCGGAACCTTACTGTGGCTTTTCTGTTCCAGGAAGTTCTTCGCGTCGAAACGGGCTCCCTGGTTGCCAGCCGCGCCGGCCTGATAGAGATAGCGGGCCTTCGTTTTCATCGCCTTGGTCTCTTCTTCCGGGCTCGGTTGAAGATCCCAGACCTGATCGATCAGTTTGGCCGCTTCCAACAGATCGTCGCTGGTGCGTGGCTGGGCTGCCTCGCGAGCCTTGATCAACACGGCTTCGACGGGGGAAGGTTCTTCGGCGGCGGGCTGGTCGGCTGCAGGTTCGGCCGACAAGCTGACGGACGAAAATGCGATGATCCAACCGGTCAGCAAGACTCGGAGCAGGGGAGAGAGGCCGAACATCATGACGATCCTTCGGTTCCATCAGGGCATGAAAAATGGCTGCTTGAAAACTCAAGCAGCCATTCAGCTTATCGGGGAAAGCGTTGTCACTCAACGAATTGGGTGACGGCAGCCAGGCTTATTCGCTGGCAGCTTCTTCTTTCTTTTCTTCTTCGGCTGGAACTTCGACGTCTGGGTAGGCTTCGGCCAGCAACTGGTCGAGCTGATGACCACGAGCGGTCAGCGACTGAACCTTGCCATCCTTACCGACGAAGATCATCGTGGGGATCGCATCGACACCGTAGAACACGGCGTTCTTGTCATCCCAGCCACGTTCGCCTTCGCCACGTTCGGTGTAGACGATGGTCCATGGCAGTTCGCGTTCTTCGACGAAGGTCGCAACCTTTTCACGGGTGTCGTCCAGGCTGATGCCGACGATTTCAAAACCGTGTGGGTGATAGATCTCGTACAGACGCTTCATGTTTGGGAACTCGGCGATGCAAGGACCACACCAGGTTGCCCAGAAGTCGACGACGACCGTCTTGCCCTTGAACTTGGAAGCAAACGCCAGGTCTTCACCATCCAGCGTGGTGCCGGTGATTTCGATCGGGTTGCCTGGCAGTAGCAGACGGTTGCTCAGACCAACCATACGTTCGTACGCTTTGGCAAGCTTTGGATCGTCGGCATCTTTGAAGTGAGCGGCGAGGACAAGCACTTCCGCGGCGGCCTCGGCTGGTTCCATGCTACGCGACAAAGCACGAGCCAACTGAGCGGCTTGCTGAGCGGTTGCTGGCGATGGTTCGCTTTCGAGAATTGGTGTCTTGATGCCGTTGATGACGGCTTCACGTTCGTCGGCAGGTAGCTCTGCCAACATGCTGAGCTTCATGTTCATCAGCGCGGTCTTGGCTGATTCGACCACCTTTTCGTCTTCATCTTCGCTGCTGCTGAACTTTTCGAGCATGGCCATCGCCTTCTTGCCCGCTTCGGCATCGCCAGAGTTCTTCAGCGCCATCAGCAAGCTGACGTTCATGTTCATCGCGCGGACTTTTTCTTCCGGCGTCAGATCCATGGTCCAGACTTCGTCGAACATTTCGGCCGCTTTGGCGAAACGTGCTGGAATCGGGAGCTTGTCAGGGCCGCCGGTACGAGCCACAGCAAAGGCTTCGTTCATGACGTCGATAGGCTTCTTGGTTTCTTCCGAATCCGCTTCGGCGGCCGCTTCGGGCTTTGCTTCGACCGTGGCTGCCGGCTTGGCATCTTCTTCGGCAGCGTGAACAAGGCTGGCACTACCCAACAGACCGATGGCCAGCGTTGTGGACCAACTCAATTTCCAAGCGAACTTCATCGCTAACTCCCTGTTTCTGGTTTCTGGCTAAGAGTACGAACGCGTCCGCCCTCGCGCTATTTAATACACGACATTGTAAAAGTGGTTGGCCGAGAGACCAACTACGATATTTACGATTTTGCGTAAGTCGTGTCAGAAAGGTGCCAAGTTTCACCTTGGTGGCCAATTCGAGCTCGCAAGAAACGAAACATCCCACCACGATGGATGGGATGTTCTGGTCGTTTCGAGCGGGGTGGATTCCCCCTGAGCGGCCACGAGCAACGCTTAGCTTGCGTTGACGCTTTCGCGAACGTCTTGCGGCATGCGGCTTTCGGCCAGAGCGGTGTCGATTTCCAACTGCATAACAACGCTCCAGCGGCCTTCGGCATCGCCTTGGACCCACCAGTGAGGCATCATGCAGACGCTCTGGTGAACCATCTCGAAGCCACCTTCCGATTGGCTGACGGTCGAGATCGGGAAGGTCCACACGCTGGTCGGACGATCGGCACTCCAGCGGCAATCGACGCCGAGCCATTCGTCCTTCAGACCGAGGTCTTGGACTTCGTGCAGGTCGAGGTTGGTACCGAGGTGGCCCAGCTTGTTGCCGTTGGCCTGGTGGAAGTAACGATCGTCGGCACCCGATGGGAGACCGGCCATGTTCATTTCCACGGCGAAGTGCAGGACCTGATCTTGTGGCAGGCCTTCCAGCATGTAGGCGATTTCCAGCGTGCTGCTGCCGGCCGACATGGTGACACCCTTGGTGATCTTCAGCGGGATACCCCAGGCATTGCCGCTACGCGACATCTGGACCTGGATCCGATCGGGGTTGCGGCGGATCTTTGCTTCAAATGGCGATCCGACAAAGTCGCCACGTTCCATAGCGTTGTTCAGCGCGACTTGGTCCAGCGAAGCGTTGTTGTCGAAGAAGTGATCGACCAACATCTTGCGCTGGTGGTTGTCGTACTGCAGCATCTTGTCGAGGCCTTCCTGCTTGAAGACCACGCGATCGTGGATCGACGCGACTTCGCCATTGCCCGACGACGGACCGGCGAGCACCTTGCGGTGATACGCTTCGGGACGACGCGACAAGGTGGCCAGCAGGTTGTGGCAGATCGAACGGATGTCGAGTTCGTACAGCATGCCGCCGGTGGCCGGAGCCAGCAGAGCGATCAGCTTGTCGTCTTCCAGGCGAACTTCCTGGCGAGCATCGAGGTTGAAGTCGGCGACTTCCGCTTCGATGAAGTTGCTGCCTTTGTGTTCGGCTTGATCGAGCAGGTTGTCGGCGGCGATCAGATGCTTGTAGACCGCATTGCGAAGGTGCGGCAGGTACGTGCCACCGAAGGCACCGTGCCAGTAGCTGCAATTGCACTGACCACGATACAGTTCGGTCTTGGCCTGGGCGAGCAGTTGCGAGTCGCAGCCGTTGGCTTCGGCAGCGGCCAGGCGATTGCTGATGCCCAAGGCACGGCAGTACATTTCGTCCGTTTCGGGGTAGCGAACCTTGAAGTTACGCCAGTAACCGCCACGGATGTACTTCTTGATGTTCGGCCAGTTGGCGTCATGTTCCAGCGAGTGGACCAGGTCTTCAAATTCAACCTGCTGAGCGGCTGGCATCGCCCACTCGGTCATTTCGCGGTAGCTGCCTTCTGGGATGTAGGTCTTGCCGACCGGAGCCAGGGCTTCGGTTGCTTCGGCTAAGGTAGTCGTCAGCAGCCAATCTTTGTTAGCGGTCAGCAGTTCGAAGAACTGGGCCAACCAGCCGCGATCGTAGACGTGTGCCTTGGTGTCGGGCCAGGTACCGAACTTCTCGCCGTCGTCACCGAAGACCAGGACCGAGTTCGGGAACTGGTTGGCGACACTACGCATGTATTCGATGGTGTCTTGTGCTGGTGCGAATGGCAACAGGTATCGCAGGCGTTCGCTGCCAGGAAAGACCGACAACAGCTTGCCGCATTCTTCGGTCACGTAGTAACCGTACAGATCGTCTTGCGGGATGCCGGCGTTCTTGAAGTGGAAGTCGTCCAGGATCGTGTATTGGATTCCGGCATCGGCAATGTCGGAAGTGAGCGGCTGTTCCCAGACCCGTTCTGGCATCCACATGCCCTGGATCTTGGCGCCCAGGCGATTGGTCAGCCACTGGGTGTAGGTCGAGATCTGACCGACGCGATCGCGCGGCGGGATCATCGGCAGAATGGCTTCGTAGAAAACACCACCGATGATTTCGATGCGGCCGCTACGGACATGGGCAGCCAGGCGATCGAGGTATTCAGGATGGTGAACGTCCAGCCATTCCATCAGCGGACCGCTGGTGTGGAGGCCGATCTTGATATCTGGGTAGCAGTCGAAGACGTCCAGGAAAGGAAGGTAACTGTCCTGGTAAGCCTGCTCGAAGACGCCATCAAAGTTGCCGATCGGTTGATGGTTATGCAGTACCAGGCACAGACGGATCGTGTTGTTCATAGGTTTCTCGGGGGAGTTTCCTGGGAGTCGGGGAGGTTTTCGGCGGTGTTCGCCTGATCGATACACGACGAATCGGCAGAACCATTGCCCTTTAGCTAGCTTTTCTAAACGACTTTGCCGGACGAGTCACCCTAAACTAGAGGGGTCGTGCGGTCCGTATCGATCAGGCCGGCTGGCGAAGGAGTTGAGCTGCCCGCTCTGGAGAAACAGGATTCACGTACAGACCCGTGCCCCACTCGAACCCGGCCCTAACCGTTACACGTGGCAAAACCTCTACATGCCAGTGATAGTGATCCGCAGGGAATGTGTCAAACGGCAACGTGTGAATCAGGTAGTTATATGCCGGGAAATTTAATGCCTTTTCCATTCGCCCGACCAGCGACTTCAACAACAAGGCAAGCTGTTCTAACAGCGTAGAATTTGCGTCCCCGAAATCGGCCTGAGGTTGCCGCGGCAGAATGCACATCTCTAGCGGCAATCGCGAGGCATAAGGACAGAACGCAACGAGGTTGTCGTCGGCGTAAACGATCCGCGATCCGTCGGCCAGTTCGCGCTCGATCAGGTCGCTCCAGAACGAGCGGCCGGTACGCTGAAAGTATTCGTGACTGGCGTTCAGTTCATGCTGGACAATCGGCGGCACGACCTTGGTCGCCATCAGCTGACTGTGGACATGCTCCAGCGAAGCCCCAGCCGCCGGTCCGTTGTTTTTGAACAACTGCACATAGCGACAACGGCCTTCTTCACGCAGCGCGTTCAGTCGCATCTGATACGCCTGAAAGGTCAGCACCGCGTTGCGATCGGGCAAGCGCGAGAACGACGTCACGTGCTCGGGCGATTCGACGATCACTTCCTGCACGCCGCTGGCCGAACGCGTCTGATAGAAGTCGTCCGCCGAATCGGCTTTGTCCGGAAAGTTCGGCGAGAGCGAAGGGTAGATGTTCGGCAGCACGCGCACTTCCCATGGCAAGTGATCGCTGGTGCGCGACAGGTTGCCTGGCAGAACGAGTCGTTCGTGCGGAGTGGCGTCTTCATGGCCGCCGCAGAAAGGGCAACGCATGGCGGAAGGTGCCGGTATCGAGGCCTTCCATTGCTGCGGACGATCTTCACGTCCCTCGGCGACGACGACTTCAAAGCCGAGCAGCGGGTCTCGGCGAAGTTGATTGTCAGAGCTACGACTCACGGCGACATCCTTGTCGGCGGAGCCCGGCGTTACAGGGAACGTCGGGCTTCGATCGTCTTTTGATAGAGTTCAATGTACTGCTGGGCACTACGATCCCACGACCAGTCCTGG
This genomic interval from Bremerella sp. JC817 contains the following:
- the galT gene encoding galactose-1-phosphate uridylyltransferase, whose protein sequence is MSRSSDNQLRRDPLLGFEVVVAEGREDRPQQWKASIPAPSAMRCPFCGGHEDATPHERLVLPGNLSRTSDHLPWEVRVLPNIYPSLSPNFPDKADSADDFYQTRSASGVQEVIVESPEHVTSFSRLPDRNAVLTFQAYQMRLNALREEGRCRYVQLFKNNGPAAGASLEHVHSQLMATKVVPPIVQHELNASHEYFQRTGRSFWSDLIERELADGSRIVYADDNLVAFCPYASRLPLEMCILPRQPQADFGDANSTLLEQLALLLKSLVGRMEKALNFPAYNYLIHTLPFDTFPADHYHWHVEVLPRVTVRAGFEWGTGLYVNPVSPERAAQLLRQPA
- a CDS encoding TlpA disulfide reductase family protein translates to MMFGLSPLLRVLLTGWIIAFSSVSLSAEPAADQPAAEEPSPVEAVLIKAREAAQPRTSDDLLEAAKLIDQVWDLQPSPEEETKAMKTKARYLYQAGAAGNQGARFDAKNFLEQKSHSKVPQVAIAARCSLLEYQLQEIITLPNREKQLYFDQAEACVLENPPSTATGDLAFLLIDSVHGVHGPVVAGKLASKIAQHFAGIQTKPLATYSQFLAGMANQLALVDTPIEIKATRLDGTPLDVAQDLQGKIVLIDFWATWCGPCIREFPELKRLYEIYHPHGLEIVSISLDDTQEPVTQFLKERELPWTFVWDAPPEGTPGWFNPNAMRYGVRGIPAMFLLGKDGKAIALSARGRRLTKLLKEVFPDVEVPAEKPADETP
- a CDS encoding TlpA disulfide reductase family protein, translating into MKFAWKLSWSTTLAIGLLGSASLVHAAEEDAKPAATVEAKPEAAAEADSEETKKPIDVMNEAFAVARTGGPDKLPIPARFAKAAEMFDEVWTMDLTPEEKVRAMNMNVSLLMALKNSGDAEAGKKAMAMLEKFSSSEDEDEKVVESAKTALMNMKLSMLAELPADEREAVINGIKTPILESEPSPATAQQAAQLARALSRSMEPAEAAAEVLVLAAHFKDADDPKLAKAYERMVGLSNRLLLPGNPIEITGTTLDGEDLAFASKFKGKTVVVDFWATWCGPCIAEFPNMKRLYEIYHPHGFEIVGISLDDTREKVATFVEERELPWTIVYTERGEGERGWDDKNAVFYGVDAIPTMIFVGKDGKVQSLTARGHQLDQLLAEAYPDVEVPAEEEKKEEAASE
- a CDS encoding TlpA disulfide reductase family protein; the protein is MKDWWKVSVALVLSLAALAPANADDAKATDPATQPAETTFAPANAEEGWKQTDAFMRDQSNPLPVNERLLKGIQMMDVVWEMPSDAELKKKMVWMRFSLRLTLANLGEEDSVDLLKEDLQKYAQHEDLAVKTEAIDGQLTLELLLARSLDAEARTELMQQKQQEIEAMPVGPLSTRLATTLAKNLSMVSDNAVASKIADGLASHFAESSDEKAQAIAEELKGFSRRINLVGNPIRVVGKRLDGQDLDFASLKGKVVLVDFWATWCGPCIGEFPNLKKLYAAYHPHGFEVVGISLDDTKSIVETFVSQREIPWIVVCNAEGDDYKGFRDENAVYYGINAIPQMILVDRNGIVLDTEARGEKLAELLAEMFPDVEAPNLKEAEKDSTP
- a CDS encoding DUF1501 domain-containing protein, producing MNSQYSHHPEACHNRRDFLTRMGTGLGMMGLAGMLGDEKLLAADAESAAQASSYGNPLAPKSPHFPAKAKHVIHLFMTGGPSHVDTFDPKPLLTKYHGQPLPGGENLRTERKTGAAFASPFKFQKYGQSGIEVSELFHHTAQHIDDIAVIRSMQAEVPNHEPSLGLMNCGASVAVRPAFGSWLTYGMGTVNQNLPGYVVMCPHGYPTKQTQNWQSAFLPGVYQGTYVDTRYTEVEKLIENVKNSHLPLDQQREQVDLLQKMNSMHRQQRGFDPALDARVQSFELAYRMQMEATDAFDVTKEPKNVLEAYGDGIQARQILIARRLVERGVRFVQVFHDQGQPWDSHDDLEKSHRRLAGQCDKAIGALIADLKRLGLFEETLILWGGEFGRTPTVELPKPGSNAGKINGRDHNHYGFTCWLAGGGIKGGQVYGSTDETGFKAAENPVHVHDLHATMLHALGFDHKKLTYRYAGRDYRLTDVHGNVVHELLA
- a CDS encoding alpha-amylase/4-alpha-glucanotransferase domain-containing protein; the encoded protein is MNNTIRLCLVLHNHQPIGNFDGVFEQAYQDSYLPFLDVFDCYPDIKIGLHTSGPLMEWLDVHHPEYLDRLAAHVRSGRIEIIGGVFYEAILPMIPPRDRVGQISTYTQWLTNRLGAKIQGMWMPERVWEQPLTSDIADAGIQYTILDDFHFKNAGIPQDDLYGYYVTEECGKLLSVFPGSERLRYLLPFAPAQDTIEYMRSVANQFPNSVLVFGDDGEKFGTWPDTKAHVYDRGWLAQFFELLTANKDWLLTTTLAEATEALAPVGKTYIPEGSYREMTEWAMPAAQQVEFEDLVHSLEHDANWPNIKKYIRGGYWRNFKVRYPETDEMYCRALGISNRLAAAEANGCDSQLLAQAKTELYRGQCNCSYWHGAFGGTYLPHLRNAVYKHLIAADNLLDQAEHKGSNFIEAEVADFNLDARQEVRLEDDKLIALLAPATGGMLYELDIRSICHNLLATLSRRPEAYHRKVLAGPSSGNGEVASIHDRVVFKQEGLDKMLQYDNHQRKMLVDHFFDNNASLDQVALNNAMERGDFVGSPFEAKIRRNPDRIQVQMSRSGNAWGIPLKITKGVTMSAGSSTLEIAYMLEGLPQDQVLHFAVEMNMAGLPSGADDRYFHQANGNKLGHLGTNLDLHEVQDLGLKDEWLGVDCRWSADRPTSVWTFPISTVSQSEGGFEMVHQSVCMMPHWWVQGDAEGRWSVVMQLEIDTALAESRMPQDVRESVNAS